The Pseudochaenichthys georgianus chromosome 23, fPseGeo1.2, whole genome shotgun sequence sequence CGCCCTGCATGGTCAGCATCAGCCAGGAGGGGGTGCTGTTCCTTCACCCCAAAACAAAGGTACCTTCAGCACTGAAAACTGACCAGTTAATACAACTTCAACTGATGACATCGACATTTTTACATCAAAACTACTTATGTAAATGTtaaagtcaaatgtattgaGTACTATTTACTAGTCATTTCAAGTGACACACTTATTTTTAACTGTTTAGTTAAACAGTACTTATTAAGTTATTTTAACTAGGTATTTTGGTAACACAGTACAAATAAAAATCAAGGTTAacctaaatatttgtattaccttttaaaaacatgtagccGTATGAACCCCACTATGTATTGAAAATGTTGCTTGTGTAGTACTCAAAACTGAATGTAAAGCATTTTTTGAAACTGATTACATAAATACGATGTAgtaactggaagtaaacaagtCATACACTtgacttttccatgacctttacctcattttccatgaccaaacaaatgactctttctcagcggtaccactgaaaatggtttatttgaacatggaacaggaaaataaggtctgcatatgaaacatgttgtgcctatctaaaacaaatcaaataggcttactagctcctacacgctaaagcagtgcttctcaaagtgtggtccgcggaccactggtggtccgtgagcgccccctagtggtccgtgagtatatgggtaacatttcacattttaaattaattaatcaatttaagttttccgcactctcgcgggaatatctccgcaatggagcaaggttaagtttcactttcgattgcatgaaatagcccagcacaacaccttcgtcacacatgttgccacttgtttgtaccattttcaggcgatttgtaatctgttctagaaaaacgatgtgttttttgatatttgtggagttaggtggtccgcgagtgtttatttattggttaagtgtccttggtatgaaaaagtttgagaaacactgcgctaaagcaactcaaatctctcaccagcaaaacacctcgtcagttaaatgccattttacgtttcattactaaaccatacagtatgtattatcattatagtattactatttcggcgattagctaAATATGggtatgacttttccaaaactttgggaataatattgttttccataacttttccagggcctggaatttgcattttgaatttccatgacttttccaggttttgaaTGGCCGTAAGATCCTTGACAAGTAAATGTCTTATTTACTCATTTTGAGTAAATAAGAAAGAAAACCTTTAACACAGACAATTTATATACAAGTCACTGTTTTATTAAATAACCATAAACTATTTACCAAACAAGAATATGTATTGTTTGACAAATAGTTCACTTTTAAAAACGAAACACCTTAAAAACAGGCCTTGAGAAATGTCCAGAGCCACTTTTTGAGCCATCACTTGCATGAGGCAAACACCATGTGACCCGGAACCGTTCTGCTGCTCAGTTTACCACATGGACCATAAAGGCTGCTCAGTTTACCACATGGACCATAAAGGCTGCTCAGTTTACCACATGGACCATAAAGGCTGCTCAGTTTACCACATGGACCTTAAAGGCTGCTCAGTTTACCACATGGACCATAAAGGCTGCTCAGTTTACCACATGGACCATAAAGGCTGCTCAGTTTACCACATGGACCATAAAGGCTGCTCAGTTTACCACATGGACCATAAAGGCTGCTCAGTTTACCACATGGACCTTAAAGGCTGCTCAGTTTACCACATGGACCATAAAGGCTGCTCAGTTTACCACATGGACCATAAAGGCTGCTCAGTTTACCACATGGACCATAAAGGCTGCTCAGTTTACCACATGGACCATAAAGGCTGCTCAGTTTACCACATGGACCATAAAGGCTGCTCAGTTTACCACATGGACCATAAAGGCTGCTCAGTTTACCACATGGACCATAAAGGCTGCTCAGTTTACCACATGGACCATAAAGGCTGCTCAGTTTACCACATGGACCATAAAGGCTGCTCAGTTTACCACATGGACCATAAAGGCTGCTCAGTTTACCACATGAACCATAAAGAACAGCAACATATAGAAATATAAACCAACGTATGGGGACATGTTGTCCATACCATTTACACATCTACAAACACTCCTTCAAGTTAAACAGTAACAAATTCAAACTTCAAGTTGAATATTGAAACATTCAAAAGACTTTGTTGTAAAATAAACAGATATACAATACAGTGCTCTACGGTATGTGGTGCCTGTTCATAGAGAGATCACTGCGCTGCCAACAGGACATTCTTAAGGCTCAACACTCTTGGCCTCAGCTTCCGATCGTCCTGGCCCATCAAGACTTTCTGGGTGAAGTCAAAGGTGTTGGCCAAGTCTTTTGGGTACCTTAGATTCAGGGCATAGATCAGTGCATAAAGCAGGATGAATGCCTCAGCCAACCTGGGGAGCTCGAACACTCTGCTCCCCTCCAGTACCACAGCGATCCTCTCTGGGCAGCAGAGCGTGCTATTCTCTGACTTGGCACTGATCAAGAGAAGTCCAACGGCCATGTCGTCAATGTCCGGTTCATCGGACTGCGCCACCTGGGGACAAGAACAGGGACATGTTACCCTAAATGGCCATAGCTATCTCTACAACCTGTTTCCCCTGACTTGACAGAATCAATCTTTGATGACACCAGGACTGTTCATTCTTTTCCAAACTAAATTCTTAATTTATTATAACCTTTCACTATCCAAATGTAAATACTTCCTGCGCTCGAGCtactgaaacaatgtaacaagaaTAACTGTATTTCGTGATCATCTGTCACATACATTTGAAACCGTTATTAAGCTGACTTACATGCCATGACTTCAGAAACCTGGAGTCGTCCTCGTGCAGATATGCAGGCAGAGCCCGGAGGACAGCAGCACGGAGGACATGGACGTCGCCTTGTTCCTGGGGGGGGAGAACATCTCTGTTTTACTTTGGATGCTAAACAGCATAGCAGCACAACAGCTTACATCACAACAAGGGCCCTTCCATGACTGAAGAGATGAGCACTTGACAAAGAGAATCCACTCTTATATAATGATCAAACACAAAGAGGCCTAACCGACTCACCTGGAGGTCATAAGAGCTGAATCGCTGATCCAGACCTTCAGCTACTTTCCCTTTGCGTGCAGCTTTCTTTCTGAACAGGCTCTGAAGACGGGGGGCATGCCGATCCAACTCGGCATAGAAGTGCTTCTTCAGGTTGATGTTTGCAATCCTCTGAAACTCGGCACAAATCTGCAAATATATAAAAGGACTATTTAAGTCCCAGTACAATGCATATGCAGACTGAAGACAGCCGAGATGAACAGAAACGTAACAtgtgtcacaaacgagctgaggaccaaaatgcagaacacgggaaaccagggatagtcggtaaccagctttattgaaggcaataggctggtaggagacaacaCGGCAGATAggaggcaaagggctggtcggggacaggcgagggttccaggagaaagcaggacgggagtcgcaggtacagaacgggtcagggagcagacgaggcaggctggtcagggacaggcagggtcgaaaccgggagagcaatctggaggataatgcgggaaagactggcatgctgcaaagtacgatctggcactgaggtgaaagtgaagtggtgagctgatgggtgtaacatagtgagagagagacagggtgtgactaccaggtgactgaggaatgttaatgcagaaaataggtgagtgagaaagcagactgtaACAACATGATACATCTGAGTAAGCCTGTCAAAGTTATCAAAGACAAAGGCACACACAATAATGAAACATGTGTAATAAGTCAAAGATGTTCACCTGTGACTCTATTTTCAAAGCAGGCCAGCGTTCCAGGATCTGGCCAACGGGTAGCTCGTCATTGATGACCTCATTGCGCCGCAGGGCAAAGGTAGTCTGCATTAACTTTGCAATCAGGGGAAGGTTTTTGTCTCTCATCTTAACTTCCTCTACCAGTTGGAGTCTCAATCGCTCAAGGCTTGTACCATCTTCACCGAGTGGGAAATTAGGCAAGAAGTTCACCTCGGCCCTCTTTGGTCTTTTGATGTTACAGTGGGGAGCTTGTTTGTCTGGATTGTTTCTACTCCTCTTCCCAGAATTGACAGCTACCTCGTGAAATCCTGCTCGACTTAACTTTGTGCGGAAGTTCCCCATCTTAAACTTCAGACTATTTCTCCAGCCGCACCATCCTGTCTGAGACCCTGGCTCTTTTAGACAAGGATGCTTAGTGACCAGTGCTTCTGCTACAATTGAAACCTCCTTATCATTGGGGTATGCCTTGAAGCTATGCATTTTGGTTGCAAGGTTCTCAAGGATGATGTGCTTTTGACCCCGGGAAAGCTTTAGAGTTTTCTCTGTTCTCTCATGTGTACGATTTCCCTCATTGAGTAGGAGTTCTATCTGCAAGGCAAAAGTGGGCACTGGAAACACAGCAGGCCATCCCTCTGCCCGCTCTGGAGTTATGTCATGGGGCAATATTGTTGTGTCCTCTGATGCTTCGGAACTGGCATCACTCTCAGACTTCGTAACTAGCAACACAGCCTTTAGTGGAAGCTCCTCGATGTCTACAAGGGAACATAACCTCCCGTCAAAGTCTGGATCTTGGTATGATAAGTTAAAGTCAAAGTCTAGCTTAAACTTTTCTTTTATCATGGTTTTTAGCTCATCCACAGATTCTGGACTTGAAGATAAAGTCATCTTCCTGATGATGTCCATTGAGGTATGGACATGAAGTATGTAGTTTTGAGCTGCCATTTcctgttattaaaaaaaatagaaaaGAGGCAATATGAGGAACATTCAGTTTGGCAACACAAAAGTCAGGCAGTCTCTAGAGTTCAGTTTTGAATGAAGAACTGGATTAGTTTGGATTAAGTATCATTCAACTCCAATGAAAACTGTgcgcaaaaaacaaaacaatcattAAGTCATAGTCTTCCTAGGCTTGGTGGGTGGTGGTGACACATACAGTATGTCCCCACTTCTAGAAACATGTATTCCTGCAAGTCTCTGGTGGAAataaatatttattgtcaacttGAAATGTCCATCCATATTGTATGCTGTGATACTTAATGTGTCATTTAGCTCGGACAGCGGATGCACAGAAAAGTTGTGTGAGGATAGCTCAAATG is a genomic window containing:
- the LOC117439252 gene encoding sterile alpha motif domain-containing protein 3-like produces the protein MAAQNYILHVHTSMDIIRKMTLSSSPESVDELKTMIKEKFKLDFDFNLSYQDPDFDGRLCSLVDIEELPLKAVLLVTKSESDASSEASEDTTILPHDITPERAEGWPAVFPVPTFALQIELLLNEGNRTHERTEKTLKLSRGQKHIILENLATKMHSFKAYPNDKEVSIVAEALVTKHPCLKEPGSQTGWCGWRNSLKFKMGNFRTKLSRAGFHEVAVNSGKRSRNNPDKQAPHCNIKRPKRAEVNFLPNFPLGEDGTSLERLRLQLVEEVKMRDKNLPLIAKLMQTTFALRRNEVINDELPVGQILERWPALKIESQICAEFQRIANINLKKHFYAELDRHAPRLQSLFRKKAARKGKVAEGLDQRFSSYDLQEQGDVHVLRAAVLRALPAYLHEDDSRFLKSWHVAQSDEPDIDDMAVGLLLISAKSENSTLCCPERIAVVLEGSRVFELPRLAEAFILLYALIYALNLRYPKDLANTFDFTQKVLMGQDDRKLRPRVLSLKNVLLAAQ